A single genomic interval of Rhododendron vialii isolate Sample 1 chromosome 3a, ASM3025357v1 harbors:
- the LOC131319531 gene encoding arogenate dehydratase 1-like codes for MQSFSGPSSNITLKSVLHTRSPIPTNRVSRIQLVIQCAYRSESANAAANSNFSSGIGSTRANYQSACAILASMVVSQQKNDDVSRTYITAGNDHKTLDFVPTENLPKALTIADLSPALMHGSILRVAYQGVPGAYSEAAAWKAYPNCEAIPCDQFEVAFQSVELWIADRAVLPVENSLSGSIHRNYDLLLRHSLHIVGEVQLAINHCLLALPGVRKESVKRVLSHPQALAQCEHTLTKLGYNATREAVRDTAGAAKFVAANNLRNTAAIASSRAADLYGLQILSEGIQDDSKNLTRFVMLARNPIVPRTDRPFKTSIVFAGDGGNQERAGTAVLFKVLSAFTFRNISLTKIESRPHRNQPIRVVEDVDVGTAKHFEYVFFIDFEASMAEVRAQNALAEVQEFTSFLRVLGSYPMDMTPWCPSRGD; via the exons ATGCAGTCTTTCTCCGGCCCGTCGTCAAACATTACTCTCAAGTCCGTCTTACACACGAGGTCACCAATTCCCACCAACCGAGTCTCCCGAATTCAACTCGTTATCCAATGCGCATACCGATCCGAGTCGGCCAACGCGGCCGCCAACTCCAATTTCAGCAGCGGCATCGGCTCGACCCGAGCCAACTACCAGAGCGCGTGCGCCATCCTCGCCAGCATGGTTGTGTCACAACAAAAGAACGACGACGTTAGCCGAACCTACATAACCGCCGGGAACGACCACAAAACCCTGGATTTCGTCCCGACAGAGAACCTACCCAAGGCGCTCACCATCGCTGACCTCTCCCCCGCGCTGATGCATGGCTCAATCCTGCGCGTCGCCTACCAGGGCGTGCCCGGCGCCTACAGCGAAGCCGCCGCCTGGAAAGCCTACCCGAACTGTGAGGCCATCCCGTGCGACCAATTCGAGGTCGCGTTCCAGTCCGTTGAGCTGTGGATAGCTGATAGAGCTGTTTTGCCTGTCGAGAACTCGCTCAGCGGGAGCATTCATCGGAACTACGACCTCCTCCTCCGCCACAGCCTCCATATCGTCGGGGAGGTGCAACTGGCTATTAACCACTGCCTCCTCGCCCTCCCGGGGGTACGTAAGGAGAGCGTAAAACGTGTACTCAGCCATCCTCAG GCCTTGGCTCAGTGCGAGCACACCCTCACCAAACTCGGTTACAACGCCACTCGCGAGGCCGTCCGCGACACCGCGGGGGCGGCGAAGTTTGTGGCGGCGAACAACCTGCGCAACACGGCGGCGATCGCGTCGTCGCGCGCCGCCGATCTGTACGGCCTGCAGATACTTTCCGAAGGAATCCAGGACGACTCGAAAAATCTGACCCGGTTCGTGATGTTGGCCCGCAACCCGATTGTCCCCAGAACAGACCGGCCGTTCAAGACGAGCATCGTGTTCGCCGGAGACGGCGGCAACCAGGAAAGGGCCGGGACGGCGGTGCTGTTCAAGGTGCTGTCGGCGTTCACGTTCAGGAACATCAGCCTGACGAAGATAGAGAGCCGGCCGCACCGGAACCAGCCGATTCGAGTGGTGGAGGACGTTGACGTGGGCACGGCGAAGCACTTTGAGTACGTCTTCTTCATCGATTTCGAGGCGTCCATGGCGGAGGTTAGGGCACAGAACGCTCTAGCGGAGGTTCAGGAGTTCACTTCTTTCCTGAGGGTGTTGGGGAGTTATCCCATGGACATGACCCCGTGGTGTCCCTCTAGGGGAGATTAA
- the LOC131319530 gene encoding amino acid transporter AVT1I-like, whose protein sequence is MHKLFPNFTLKLGNLKMDGRNSFTIVAGAMIFPSILLTDLGVLSYISFGGAISSVIIVAAVLCVGTTKGVGFHEKGNLVNFKGLPAALSLYTFSYGGHAMFPAIYNSMKKKSEFPKVLLLSFITCTIIYASMAIVGYLMYGHNIQSQVTLNLPKEKISSKVAIYTILAGPIAKYALTIMPISTAIESCLPENYREKKPLRILIKMLLLVSTVVLAMLVPSFETVTSLTGALLIILVSFLLPCVCYLKIFKIYKHFGYELAGISGIILLAILVGVLGTYSAIAHIIKEA, encoded by the exons ATGCACAAGTTGTTCCCAAACTTCACACTAAAGCTTGGGAATCTCAAAATGGATGGGAGAAATTCTTTTACTATTGTTGCAGGGGCTATGATTTTTCCTTCGATATTGCTTACCGATTTGGGGGTTTTATCGTATATTTCTTTTGGAGGGGCGATCTCTTCAGTTATTATTGTCGCAGCAGTTTTATGCGTTGGGACCACGAAAGGGGTTGGATTTCATGAAAAAGGAAACCTCGTGAATTTCAAAGGGTTGCCCGCTGCACTTAGCTTGTACACATTTAGTTATGGTGGTCATGCCATGTTCCCTGCAATTTACAACTCCATGAAAAAGAAAAGCGAGTTTCCTAAG GTTTTGCTTCTAAGCTTCATAACATGCACAATCATATATGCCTCCATGGCAATTGTGGGCTACCTTATGTATGGCCATAATATTCAGTCTCAAGTCACACTGAACTTACCCAaagaaaaaatcagctcaaagGTTGCAATCTACACCATATTAGCAGGCCCAATTGCCAAATACGCGTTGACCATAATGCCCATATCCACTGCCATAGAAAGTTGCTTACCAGAAAATTATCGCGAAAAAAAGCCTCTACGCATCCTAATCAAGATGCTTTTACTGGTCAGTACGGTTGTTTTGGCCATGCTGGTTCCGTCTTTCGAAACCGTGACATCCCTGACTGGAGCACTTCTTATCATATTGGTATCGTTCTTGCTCCCTTGTGTTTGTTACCtgaagattttcaaaatttacaaaCATTTTGGGTACGAGCTAGCTGGTATTTCGGGGATAATATTGTTGGCAATATTGGTGGGCGTGCTGGGGACTTATTCGGCGATTGCTCATATTATAAAGGAAGCTTAG